In Microbacterium sp. SLBN-146, one genomic interval encodes:
- a CDS encoding ThuA domain-containing protein, with protein sequence MTIDIQEHMVHRAVHHPRNRTRATALATTIAVVAGLALPALWGNPAAAQTAPTETSAALAAEAAPDYRVLVFSKTAGFRHGSIAPANTLIADLAEENNFEAVFTEDSSVFGPDNAEELAQFDAVVFNSTTGDVLTGEQQTTFEEYIRGGGGFAGIHAASDTEYDWSFYGGLVGGYFNGHPAPQQATVKIEDKVNPSTAHLTGDTWVLEDEWYNFRNFTRDNVHVLLSLDEKSYTGGSMGFDHPIAWCQADYEGGRSWYTGLGHIESNYLIPAFRQHVLGGIEIAAGVVPSGCSATQSENYEKITLDDNTQNPMAMDIAPDGTVFFAERNGRLQQIDPATRSTSTALTLSVTQANEDGLLGVVLDPDFSTNGWVYLYYAPNDVGADGPHNRLSRFTYDFASKTAAASSEKILLKVTTQRNTCCHAGGDMLFDNDGNLILATGDNTNPFESDGYAPIDERTGRADYDAQRTSANTNDLRGKVLRITPQADGTYTVPTGNLFAEASDTQSKTRPEIYAMGFRNPFRIGLDPATNHLFVADYGPDAGSANANRGPGGTVEWNIVDEPGNYGWPLCVGIKCYRDYNFASGVSGAAFNPAAPVNDSPNNTGLTNLPPVIQPEWWTENGLAALYPEIGGSGAPMGGPVYRYDPDLESDVKWPEYWDGKAIFGEWNQGRQYSIQLDEETGTEIVDINRILPGIFDGGGEWHRSMDFEFGPDGALYVIDWGSSFGGSTADSGVYRIDYVQGNPSPIARASADVTNGPAETLTVNFSSAGTRHPLALDYTLEWNFGDGSATSSEANPTHTYNGAGAYTAQLTVTDTLGSTAVANVQIIVGNAVPTVTITFPEQGGFFEWGDQVLYEVTVDDPDASGPIDCSKVTVVAALGHDSHNHDFGEQHGCQGSIQTIRDAGHGLEANLFWVINVNYVDDGGAAGVPLTGFGTNILNPKYFQAEYFDETGRVGGTGGDSDGVLTETTGDSAGGGLNLSYVEVNDWWSYEPINLTGIDSVSLRLAKGTAGDGTIEARWNSPTGPALGTVTFQPTNGSDGQPAWQSYRDFSMPLDTAVTEGETGTLYFVLTSGGVNVNYLVFEGDGVQTNAAPTGELTVDTTGGEAPVAVAASVSATDPDGDSALLTYQWDAGTGDGFVAGTSEFSYEYTEAGTYGLKVRVTDEGGAYREFSESIRVTAPPIGVCLNGRSDGFDGTSLDTQRWSQSVRVNQEAQVADGYLTVPASRTDIHGNGGSTPNIILQEMPEGAFTATAKIEFPARVQYQQAGITIYGDDDNYVKVVLQGRAGSESAANRIVQFLKEDNATPVEYNTAQLGAEFPDTFYVRLVSDGTTLTAQYSADGVTFTSMAETFTMSGIENPKLGLLTLGSTSTIAGTYPITNAKYDWFHVTPDDTATAATPNDQFDGAELDSCRWTVVNEDADGYRVADGQLQIDTTPFDIYSTDTGVTNFIVQPQPGADWVVETKVDGSQLDRRYQQGGLILYGDEQNYVKLDILATNEAGQAIARNIEMRSEIGNTVQNPQPNAPAPADGIVWLRLQKSGSTFTGSYSSDGVTWTQISETVSNTALDAAQIGVYALGNPAQGQVSNTASFDYFTVVEDELEVTAAVDPAAPNGANGWYTSGVTVSVDAQGGSGTLYREYNLDGAGWVEYTAPVAVTDDGEHELEYRASTSDGGSAEAQSVSFKIDGTAPVATATVVADESDPTVRSLELEADDPTSGVGSIEYRIDGGEWTAYTAPAALDASAHVVEYRSTDNAGNTSEVASIDVPEGRVPLDVTVAASVRCMGGKAFLTVQAKNNEDVPVSITFDTEYATKSFANVASGKNAVHAFTTRLVNLPAGTATVTMTADVNGKTVTDTVEVGYAAHSCG encoded by the coding sequence GTGACCATCGACATCCAGGAGCACATGGTGCACAGAGCAGTCCATCACCCGCGCAACAGAACCAGGGCGACCGCCCTCGCGACGACGATCGCCGTCGTCGCGGGGCTCGCCCTGCCTGCCTTGTGGGGCAACCCAGCGGCGGCGCAGACCGCCCCGACCGAAACGAGCGCGGCGCTCGCCGCGGAAGCCGCCCCCGACTATCGAGTCCTCGTCTTCTCGAAAACGGCCGGTTTTCGACACGGATCGATTGCGCCCGCGAACACGCTGATCGCCGACCTCGCGGAAGAGAACAACTTCGAAGCCGTCTTCACCGAGGACTCGAGCGTCTTCGGTCCCGACAACGCCGAGGAGCTCGCGCAGTTCGATGCGGTCGTCTTCAACTCGACCACGGGGGATGTCCTCACGGGTGAGCAGCAGACCACCTTCGAGGAGTACATCCGGGGAGGCGGCGGCTTCGCCGGCATCCACGCGGCGAGCGACACCGAGTACGACTGGTCCTTCTACGGGGGCCTCGTCGGCGGATACTTCAACGGACACCCTGCACCCCAGCAGGCGACGGTGAAGATCGAAGACAAGGTCAACCCGTCGACGGCCCATCTGACCGGCGACACCTGGGTGCTCGAGGACGAGTGGTACAACTTCCGCAACTTCACGCGCGACAACGTGCACGTCCTGCTCTCGCTCGACGAGAAGTCGTACACGGGCGGGTCGATGGGCTTCGACCACCCCATCGCGTGGTGTCAGGCCGACTATGAAGGCGGGCGCTCGTGGTACACGGGACTCGGGCACATCGAGTCGAACTACCTGATCCCGGCCTTCCGCCAGCACGTGCTCGGTGGCATCGAGATCGCCGCGGGCGTCGTGCCCTCCGGCTGCTCGGCCACGCAGAGCGAGAACTACGAGAAGATCACGCTCGACGACAACACGCAGAACCCGATGGCGATGGACATCGCGCCTGACGGCACCGTGTTCTTCGCCGAGCGCAACGGACGTCTCCAGCAGATCGACCCCGCAACGCGCTCCACGTCGACCGCGCTGACGCTCTCGGTCACTCAGGCCAACGAGGACGGACTTCTCGGCGTCGTTCTGGACCCCGACTTCTCCACGAACGGCTGGGTGTACCTGTACTACGCACCCAACGACGTCGGTGCGGACGGTCCGCACAACCGCCTCTCGCGATTCACCTACGACTTCGCGTCCAAGACGGCGGCGGCGTCGAGCGAGAAGATCCTGCTCAAGGTCACGACACAGCGCAACACCTGCTGCCACGCGGGTGGCGACATGCTGTTCGACAACGACGGCAACCTGATCCTCGCAACGGGCGACAACACGAACCCGTTCGAGTCCGACGGATACGCGCCGATCGACGAGCGCACCGGCCGTGCGGACTACGACGCACAGCGGACGTCGGCCAACACGAACGATCTGCGCGGCAAGGTGCTGCGGATCACGCCTCAGGCCGACGGCACGTACACCGTGCCCACGGGCAACCTGTTCGCCGAAGCATCCGACACGCAGAGCAAGACGCGTCCCGAGATCTACGCCATGGGATTCCGCAACCCGTTCCGCATCGGACTGGACCCCGCGACGAACCACCTCTTCGTGGCTGACTACGGTCCGGACGCGGGGTCGGCGAACGCCAACCGCGGCCCGGGCGGCACCGTCGAGTGGAACATCGTCGACGAACCGGGCAACTACGGCTGGCCGCTGTGCGTCGGGATCAAGTGCTACCGCGACTACAACTTCGCCTCGGGCGTCTCTGGTGCTGCCTTCAACCCGGCTGCTCCCGTCAACGACAGCCCGAACAACACCGGCCTGACGAACCTGCCCCCTGTGATCCAGCCGGAGTGGTGGACGGAGAACGGCCTGGCCGCTCTCTACCCCGAGATCGGCGGAAGCGGCGCGCCCATGGGCGGGCCGGTCTACCGGTACGACCCCGACCTCGAGTCCGACGTCAAGTGGCCCGAGTACTGGGATGGCAAGGCCATCTTCGGTGAGTGGAACCAGGGTCGTCAGTACTCGATCCAGCTCGACGAGGAGACCGGAACCGAGATCGTCGACATCAACCGGATCCTTCCTGGCATCTTCGATGGCGGTGGTGAGTGGCACCGTTCGATGGACTTCGAGTTCGGCCCGGACGGCGCGCTCTACGTCATCGACTGGGGTTCGAGCTTCGGAGGCTCCACTGCCGACTCCGGTGTGTACCGGATCGACTACGTGCAGGGGAACCCGTCACCGATCGCACGCGCATCGGCCGATGTCACCAACGGTCCTGCCGAGACGCTGACGGTCAACTTCAGCTCGGCCGGGACGCGACACCCGCTCGCCCTCGACTACACGTTGGAGTGGAACTTCGGTGACGGCTCCGCGACATCGAGCGAGGCCAACCCGACCCACACCTACAACGGTGCGGGCGCGTACACGGCGCAGCTGACGGTCACCGACACCCTGGGCAGCACGGCTGTGGCCAACGTCCAGATCATCGTCGGAAACGCGGTGCCCACGGTGACGATCACCTTCCCGGAACAGGGTGGGTTCTTCGAGTGGGGTGACCAGGTCCTCTACGAGGTCACGGTCGACGATCCGGATGCATCCGGCCCCATCGACTGCTCGAAGGTCACTGTCGTCGCAGCGCTCGGACACGATTCGCACAATCACGACTTCGGCGAGCAGCACGGCTGCCAGGGAAGCATCCAGACGATCCGCGACGCCGGCCACGGCCTCGAAGCGAACCTCTTCTGGGTGATCAACGTGAACTACGTCGACGACGGCGGCGCCGCAGGCGTCCCGCTCACCGGATTCGGCACGAACATCCTCAACCCGAAGTACTTCCAGGCGGAGTACTTCGACGAGACGGGTCGCGTCGGCGGAACCGGCGGGGACAGCGATGGCGTTCTCACCGAGACGACGGGCGACTCCGCGGGTGGCGGACTCAACCTCAGCTACGTCGAGGTGAACGACTGGTGGTCCTACGAGCCGATCAACCTGACCGGAATCGATTCGGTCTCGTTGCGACTCGCGAAGGGCACGGCCGGGGACGGGACGATCGAGGCGCGCTGGAACTCGCCGACGGGACCCGCGTTGGGCACCGTGACGTTCCAGCCGACGAACGGCTCGGACGGACAGCCTGCGTGGCAGAGCTACCGCGACTTCAGCATGCCGCTCGACACCGCGGTCACGGAAGGAGAGACGGGAACCCTGTACTTCGTCCTGACCTCGGGTGGAGTGAACGTCAACTACCTGGTGTTCGAGGGAGACGGTGTCCAGACGAATGCCGCTCCCACGGGTGAGCTGACCGTCGACACCACGGGTGGAGAAGCTCCTGTGGCCGTCGCCGCCTCCGTGTCCGCCACGGACCCGGACGGTGACTCCGCGCTCCTGACGTATCAGTGGGATGCCGGCACGGGTGACGGCTTCGTCGCCGGAACGTCGGAGTTCTCCTACGAGTACACCGAAGCCGGCACCTACGGGCTCAAGGTTCGTGTCACCGACGAAGGCGGCGCGTACCGCGAATTCAGCGAGTCGATCAGGGTGACCGCACCGCCGATCGGAGTCTGCCTGAACGGACGTTCGGACGGGTTCGACGGGACGTCGCTGGACACCCAGCGCTGGAGCCAGTCGGTGCGCGTGAACCAGGAGGCCCAGGTGGCCGACGGCTACCTGACCGTCCCCGCATCGCGGACCGATATCCACGGGAACGGAGGCTCGACCCCGAACATCATCCTTCAGGAGATGCCGGAAGGTGCCTTCACCGCGACCGCGAAGATCGAGTTCCCGGCACGTGTGCAGTACCAGCAGGCCGGAATCACGATCTACGGCGACGACGACAACTACGTCAAGGTCGTCCTCCAGGGTCGCGCCGGTTCGGAGAGCGCAGCGAATCGCATCGTCCAGTTCTTGAAGGAGGACAACGCGACGCCGGTCGAGTACAACACCGCTCAGCTGGGCGCGGAGTTCCCCGACACGTTCTACGTGCGACTCGTCAGCGACGGCACGACTCTGACGGCGCAGTACTCGGCGGACGGAGTGACGTTCACGTCGATGGCGGAGACGTTCACGATGAGCGGCATCGAGAACCCGAAGCTGGGTCTGCTTACCCTGGGGTCGACGTCGACGATCGCGGGAACCTACCCGATCACGAACGCCAAGTACGACTGGTTCCACGTGACGCCCGACGACACGGCGACAGCCGCGACGCCGAACGATCAGTTCGACGGAGCCGAGCTGGACTCCTGCCGCTGGACCGTCGTGAACGAGGATGCCGATGGCTACCGCGTCGCGGACGGGCAACTGCAGATCGACACGACTCCGTTCGACATCTACAGCACCGATACCGGGGTGACGAACTTCATCGTTCAGCCTCAGCCGGGTGCCGACTGGGTCGTGGAGACGAAGGTGGACGGCTCGCAGCTCGATCGTCGCTATCAGCAGGGTGGGCTCATCCTCTATGGCGATGAGCAGAACTACGTGAAGCTCGACATCCTCGCCACCAACGAGGCAGGGCAGGCGATCGCTCGCAACATCGAAATGCGCAGCGAGATCGGCAACACGGTGCAGAACCCGCAGCCGAACGCCCCGGCGCCGGCTGACGGGATCGTCTGGCTGCGCCTCCAGAAGAGCGGTTCGACCTTCACGGGCTCGTACAGCTCCGACGGCGTCACGTGGACGCAGATCTCGGAGACGGTGTCGAACACGGCGCTGGATGCTGCGCAGATCGGTGTCTACGCGCTGGGCAACCCTGCCCAGGGCCAGGTGTCGAACACGGCGTCCTTCGACTACTTCACGGTGGTCGAGGACGAGCTCGAGGTCACGGCGGCAGTGGACCCCGCCGCTCCCAACGGAGCGAACGGCTGGTACACGAGCGGCGTGACCGTCTCGGTCGACGCTCAGGGTGGCAGCGGGACTCTGTACCGCGAGTACAACCTGGACGGCGCTGGGTGGGTCGAGTACACGGCTCCTGTCGCGGTGACGGACGACGGCGAGCACGAGCTCGAGTACCGCGCGTCGACGTCGGACGGAGGGTCTGCCGAAGCGCAGTCCGTCTCGTTCAAGATCGATGGGACAGCTCCCGTCGCGACCGCAACGGTCGTCGCGGACGAGTCCGATCCCACGGTCAGGTCGCTCGAGCTGGAGGCGGACGACCCGACGAGCGGTGTCGGATCCATCGAGTACCGCATCGACGGCGGCGAGTGGACGGCCTACACCGCCCCCGCGGCGCTGGATGCCAGTGCGCACGTCGTCGAGTACCGCTCGACCGACAACGCGGGCAACACGAGCGAGGTCGCGAGCATCGATGTACCGGAGGGCCGCGTGCCGCTGGACGTCACGGTCGCAGCCAGCGTTCGCTGCATGGGCGGAAAGGCGTTCCTCACGGTCCAGGCGAAGAACAACGAGGACGTGCCGGTGTCGATCACCTTCGACACCGAGTACGCCACGAAGTCGTTCGCCAACGTGGCATCGGGGAAGAACGCCGTCCACGCCTTCACGACACGTCTCGTGAACCTGCCGGCGGGAACCGCCACGGTCACCATGACAGCGGATGTGAACGGTAAGACCGTCACAGACACGGTCGAGGTGGGATACGCCGCTCACTCCTGCGGCTGA
- a CDS encoding sugar ABC transporter ATP-binding protein, giving the protein MIKVEQPVLLDVKGLKKSFAGVRALKDVSLDIRAGEVHCILGQNGAGKSTLIKTLAGVHQPDEGQILWMGDSVTIPDPQAAIELGIATMYQELDVVDGLTVAENIFLGHELSRGGFTRRGRAYKQARELMKRLGHSAISPRTEVGTLSAANKQIVSMARALSHDIKLIIMDEPSAVLDSEEVKNLFAVVRELTSAGIAVVYITHRLEEIRQIGDRITVIKDGRSMAHGLPVGDTPTSELIRLMTGRAVENVFPPAVPVPGGSPVVLDVEGLELEGVFSDVSFTVRAGEIVGLAGLVGSGRSEILETVYGARRSTGGRVSIAGAPLKRGSVIAAVKAGMGLSPEERKSQGLVLDEPIYVNVTLSSLPRFARAGWVDTRAERKAAAEQITALDLRPADPDRPAITLSGGNQQKILLARWLVHGTRVLLLDEPTRGVDVGARAEIYALIRRLAADGNAIVIVSSEIEEVLGLADTVLVVADGRVLDTLPASEIDEHGVLELVMKGAAA; this is encoded by the coding sequence ATGATCAAAGTCGAGCAGCCGGTTCTTCTGGACGTGAAAGGCCTGAAGAAGTCCTTTGCCGGCGTCCGCGCGCTGAAGGACGTCAGTCTCGACATCCGGGCCGGCGAAGTGCACTGCATCCTCGGACAGAACGGCGCCGGGAAGTCGACTCTCATCAAGACGCTCGCGGGCGTTCATCAGCCTGACGAGGGCCAGATCCTGTGGATGGGCGACTCGGTGACGATCCCCGATCCGCAGGCGGCGATCGAACTCGGCATCGCCACGATGTACCAAGAGCTCGACGTCGTCGACGGGTTGACCGTCGCAGAGAACATCTTCCTCGGACACGAGCTCTCCCGGGGCGGTTTCACACGCCGAGGGAGGGCATACAAGCAAGCGCGCGAGCTCATGAAGCGGCTGGGACACAGCGCGATATCGCCCCGCACCGAGGTCGGCACCCTCAGCGCGGCCAACAAGCAGATCGTGAGCATGGCACGGGCGCTCTCGCACGACATCAAGCTCATCATCATGGACGAGCCTTCAGCGGTCCTCGACTCGGAGGAGGTCAAGAACCTCTTCGCCGTCGTGCGCGAGCTCACGAGTGCGGGAATCGCCGTCGTCTACATCACTCACCGGCTCGAGGAGATCCGACAGATCGGCGACCGGATCACGGTCATCAAGGACGGACGGAGCATGGCTCACGGCTTGCCCGTCGGCGATACTCCGACATCCGAGCTCATCCGGCTCATGACGGGACGAGCGGTCGAGAACGTCTTCCCGCCCGCGGTTCCCGTGCCCGGCGGCTCCCCCGTGGTCCTCGATGTCGAGGGCCTCGAACTCGAGGGCGTGTTCTCGGATGTGTCGTTCACGGTCAGGGCCGGCGAGATCGTCGGTCTGGCGGGACTCGTCGGGTCCGGAAGGTCGGAGATCCTCGAAACCGTCTACGGCGCACGTCGATCCACGGGGGGTCGGGTGTCCATCGCGGGCGCGCCCCTCAAACGAGGCTCGGTGATCGCGGCGGTGAAGGCGGGAATGGGACTGTCACCGGAGGAGCGGAAGTCGCAGGGTCTCGTCCTCGACGAGCCCATCTACGTCAACGTCACTCTCTCGTCGCTTCCGCGATTCGCGCGCGCAGGGTGGGTGGACACCCGTGCCGAGCGGAAGGCGGCGGCCGAGCAGATCACGGCTCTCGATCTCCGCCCGGCCGACCCCGACCGCCCCGCGATCACGCTCTCCGGAGGGAACCAGCAGAAGATCCTGCTCGCCCGATGGCTGGTCCATGGGACGCGTGTTCTGCTGCTCGACGAGCCGACGCGCGGCGTCGACGTCGGTGCCCGAGCGGAGATCTACGCCCTCATCCGCCGACTGGCAGCGGATGGCAACGCGATCGTGATCGTCTCGAGCGAGATCGAAGAGGTGCTCGGCCTCGCCGACACCGTGCTGGTCGTCGCCGACGGACGTGTGCTCGACACGCTGCCGGCATCCGAAATCGATGAGCACGGCGTGCTCGAACTCGTCATGAAAGGAGCTGCCGCGTGA
- a CDS encoding substrate-binding domain-containing protein, with product MARNHKLATRALFGVGASVLAIGLLAGCTSGATEEEVVDQGTTSEENAEAGETVVIGFSGPAADHGWLGAINSGALAAAESFDDVELRQAEGTNDANAQIAAVETFINEGVDAIVLLPTDGAALTEVAIKAMEAGIPVVNVDREFSSPFAARATILGDNYGMGVSAGTYFCEQFGDNPDAVIAEIAGIDSLPLTQDRSAGFADALSDCGLEVGPRVAADFTVAGGEAVTSQLLSANPQIDGIWNHDDDQGIGVLAAINAAGRDEFIMMGGAGSRNAMEAIEADDSVLKATVIYPSTQAADGIALARLIAQGKTMSDLITPSVPNRIVLDAPVVTKDNVADFIGLSFDS from the coding sequence ATGGCACGGAATCACAAGCTCGCGACGCGCGCGCTGTTCGGTGTGGGGGCGTCTGTCCTCGCCATCGGCCTTCTCGCCGGCTGCACCAGTGGTGCGACGGAGGAGGAGGTCGTCGATCAGGGCACGACGAGCGAGGAGAATGCGGAGGCTGGTGAGACGGTCGTCATCGGCTTCTCGGGTCCTGCTGCCGATCATGGTTGGCTCGGTGCGATCAACTCGGGTGCTCTTGCCGCTGCGGAGAGCTTCGACGATGTCGAGCTGCGTCAGGCGGAGGGGACGAACGACGCCAACGCGCAGATCGCCGCGGTGGAGACGTTCATCAACGAGGGCGTGGACGCGATCGTTCTGCTCCCCACTGATGGTGCGGCGCTCACCGAGGTGGCGATCAAGGCGATGGAGGCGGGGATTCCCGTCGTGAACGTCGACCGTGAGTTCTCCAGCCCGTTCGCTGCGCGCGCCACGATCCTCGGTGACAACTACGGCATGGGTGTTTCGGCGGGTACGTATTTCTGCGAGCAGTTCGGTGACAACCCTGACGCGGTCATCGCGGAGATCGCCGGGATCGACTCGCTGCCCCTCACGCAGGACCGTTCGGCGGGCTTCGCGGACGCGCTCAGCGACTGCGGCCTCGAGGTCGGCCCGCGTGTGGCGGCGGACTTCACTGTTGCCGGTGGTGAGGCTGTCACGTCGCAGCTGCTGTCGGCCAACCCGCAGATCGATGGCATCTGGAACCACGACGACGACCAGGGCATCGGTGTGCTGGCTGCGATCAACGCGGCCGGTCGTGACGAGTTCATCATGATGGGCGGCGCGGGGAGCCGTAACGCGATGGAAGCCATCGAGGCCGACGACTCGGTCCTGAAGGCGACCGTCATCTACCCCTCGACGCAGGCCGCTGACGGTATCGCGCTGGCACGCCTCATCGCCCAGGGCAAGACGATGAGCGACCTCATCACCCCGTCGGTCCCGAACCGGATCGTGCTCGACGCTCCCGTCGTCACGAAGGACAACGTCGCCGACTTCATCGGCCTCTCGTTCGATTCCTGA
- a CDS encoding ABC transporter permease, with product MSEQTKTEPGELSASPPTTTATLVTEPQSAVRRVLSGPVGRNFGLVAALILLIIVGAVTAGDSFLGVSNLLTILRQASIIGVISIGMTLVIIAGGIDLSVGAVMGLASVAATLAVIQDVVRDTHWIFMILIALAVGVAAGLINGIVIAYGNVVAFMATLAMLVAARGLAEILAERRTLVVNSRDFIDFMNTNLLGVDILIWIFAIVSILGWIVLNRTTFGRRTVAIGGNREAARLAGINVKRHTMWLYAIAGLTAGIAAVMILGRTTAGTSTHGLLYELDAIAAVVVGGTLLIGGRGTIVGTVFGVLIFATLTNVFVQNNLTSSVQAVAKGVIIVVAVLLQQRFARPGGRG from the coding sequence GTGAGCGAGCAGACGAAAACGGAACCCGGTGAGCTGTCGGCGTCCCCTCCCACCACCACGGCGACGCTCGTGACCGAGCCGCAGTCCGCCGTGCGCCGGGTGCTGTCCGGCCCGGTCGGCCGCAACTTCGGTCTCGTCGCCGCGCTCATCCTCCTGATCATCGTGGGCGCCGTGACAGCAGGAGACAGCTTCCTCGGCGTCTCCAACCTCCTCACGATCCTCCGCCAGGCCTCCATCATCGGCGTCATCTCCATCGGCATGACACTCGTCATCATCGCCGGCGGCATCGACCTCTCCGTCGGAGCCGTCATGGGCCTCGCCTCCGTCGCAGCCACCCTCGCCGTCATCCAAGACGTCGTCCGCGACACCCACTGGATCTTCATGATCCTCATCGCCCTCGCCGTCGGCGTCGCCGCCGGCCTCATCAACGGCATCGTCATCGCCTACGGCAACGTCGTCGCCTTCATGGCCACCCTCGCCATGCTCGTCGCCGCACGCGGCCTCGCCGAAATCCTCGCCGAACGCCGCACCCTCGTCGTCAACAGCCGCGACTTCATCGACTTCATGAACACCAACCTCCTCGGCGTCGACATCCTCATCTGGATCTTCGCGATCGTCTCCATCCTCGGCTGGATCGTCCTCAACCGCACCACCTTCGGACGACGCACCGTCGCCATCGGCGGCAACCGCGAAGCCGCACGCCTCGCCGGCATCAACGTCAAACGCCACACCATGTGGCTCTACGCCATCGCCGGCCTCACCGCCGGCATCGCCGCCGTCATGATCCTCGGCCGCACCACCGCCGGAACCTCCACCCACGGCCTCCTCTACGAACTCGACGCCATCGCCGCCGTCGTCGTCGGCGGAACACTCCTCATCGGCGGCCGCGGCACCATCGTCGGCACCGTCTTCGGCGTCCTCATCTTCGCCACCCTCACCAACGTCTTCGTCCAAAACAACCTCACCTCCTCCGTCCAAGCCGTCGCCAAGGGCGTCATCATCGTCGTCGCCGTCCTCCTCCAACAGCGATTCGCCCGACCCGGCGGGCGCGGCTGA
- a CDS encoding ROK family transcriptional regulator, whose product MKDTADGGARAGSRGSNLEDLRRQNLGAVLSLVHANRSITRAEITHATGLNRSTVATIVAELESLELVTVSQPVDTKRVGRPSTIVGPSERHIAVALNPDTDAITIGVVAMGGRVLREFRFDMEQSPSATQTVSTLKALLRGLELSHRGSVLGIGIAVPGLVGARDGIVRVAPHLDWRDEPLVEMVVTATGIPAWAANDATCGVVAEGQFGEGAGEENVVYLNGGSGGIGGGAIVGGQLLTGQGGFSGELGHTLVNSDGLRCHCGAVGCLETEVNRNDLLAAVGLETATNAQLEDRLRTLYLTDPNVTAVVDRQLEFLGIALRNFVNTFNPGIVVLGGFLASVRNATGGALQEAVEHSALPGPASEVRIVSSTLEDNLLIGAGELVFQAVLRDPTSVAVHDQSNERRPEPLAAG is encoded by the coding sequence ATGAAGGACACGGCCGACGGCGGCGCGCGTGCCGGATCCCGCGGCAGCAATCTGGAGGACCTTCGGCGTCAGAACCTCGGCGCGGTGCTCTCGCTCGTGCACGCCAATCGGTCGATCACGCGCGCCGAAATCACTCACGCGACCGGATTGAATCGCTCCACGGTCGCGACGATCGTCGCCGAACTCGAGTCGCTCGAGCTCGTCACGGTCTCGCAGCCCGTCGACACGAAGCGCGTCGGTCGCCCCAGTACGATCGTCGGCCCGTCGGAGCGGCACATCGCGGTGGCTCTGAACCCCGATACGGATGCCATCACCATCGGCGTCGTCGCGATGGGCGGGCGGGTGCTCCGAGAGTTCCGCTTCGACATGGAGCAGTCGCCCAGCGCCACGCAGACCGTGAGCACGCTCAAAGCCCTGCTTCGCGGGCTGGAGCTGTCTCATCGCGGATCCGTGCTCGGCATCGGCATCGCCGTTCCGGGGCTCGTCGGGGCGCGTGACGGGATCGTGCGGGTCGCTCCCCACCTCGACTGGCGCGACGAGCCGCTCGTCGAGATGGTCGTGACGGCGACGGGGATACCCGCGTGGGCGGCCAACGACGCGACGTGCGGCGTCGTGGCGGAAGGGCAATTCGGCGAGGGTGCCGGCGAGGAGAACGTCGTCTACCTGAACGGCGGTTCGGGTGGCATCGGTGGCGGAGCCATCGTCGGGGGGCAGCTTCTCACCGGTCAAGGCGGATTCAGCGGCGAACTCGGACACACCCTGGTGAACTCGGACGGACTCAGATGCCACTGCGGGGCGGTGGGATGCTTGGAGACCGAGGTCAACCGCAACGATCTCCTGGCCGCCGTCGGGCTCGAGACCGCCACGAACGCGCAATTGGAAGATCGGCTGCGCACCCTCTACCTCACCGACCCGAACGTCACCGCCGTCGTCGACCGTCAGCTGGAGTTCCTCGGCATCGCTCTTCGGAACTTCGTCAACACCTTCAATCCGGGGATCGTCGTGCTCGGAGGATTCCTCGCGTCTGTGCGGAACGCCACCGGCGGCGCCCTGCAGGAGGCCGTCGAGCACTCCGCGCTCCCGGGTCCTGCCTCGGAAGTGCGGATCGTCTCCTCGACGCTCGAGGACAACCTCTTGATCGGTGCGGGTGAACTCGTCTTCCAGGCTGTGCTGCGAGACCCGACCTCGGTAGCCGTTCACGACCAATCGAACGAGCGCCGACCAGAGCCCCTGGCTGCGGGCTGA